Within Dictyostelium discoideum AX4 chromosome 4 chromosome, whole genome shotgun sequence, the genomic segment acttaTTGAACCTGTAGTTGTTGCTGTAGTtgaagttgtagttgtagttgttgttgtagttgttgttgctggAGTTATAATGGTTGGTAtttgtatattattattattattattattattattaaaatcaaatgttaatgatgattttaatggtTCAACAGTAGGCCATTTACTCCAATCTtgcattttttaatttataaatttatatgtgTGAAAATGaatgtttaaaataaatgaaaaaacaaggaattgtaattttgagaaaaataaaaaattttagattaaacgaaaaaaaaaaaaaaaaaaaaaaaaaaaaaaaaaaaaaaaaaaaaaatatttaaaccgacgaaaattatttgttacaCATTAATACATTAATTAGATGATATTTtccttttataaattttttttttcctttaatGGATAcctaatttattaaaaatttttttttttttttttccttttaaccttaatttatttatcttaaaaaattatttttttttttttttttttccaaaaacagaaaatttaaaaaattggatGGGTATAcgcttttttgtttttttgaggggtctatttttatatacttaattcctttttaaaattaattaaatttaatccttgttttttaaaaaaaaaaaaaaaaaaaaaaaaaaaaaaaaataaaaccctttttttattttttttattcttttttttttttttttttttttttttttttttttttttttttttttttttttttttcaaaacaaccacaaaaaaaaaaaaaaaaaagggggaGGGGTACTAAAAAATATAGAATGGCAtctcaaaataataacaatttggGAGGAATATTTTCAACAAGTGCAGATAGTTCAAGTAGTGGAAGTTGCTCAGAATATGCAGGATCTCCATCCAACAGTTATTTCATTACACCTAATTCTCCAACACAACACACTAttccaccattattatcatcatacAATCCTCAATCAATTAGACCAAATATTTATAACAGTTtagttgataataataataataatactaatacaaatactaatacaaatacaaatacaaataataatagtaataataataataacaacaacaacaataataataatagtgaagagaaaatatttaattttagttcACTTTTAGAAGCAATAAGAGTAGatgataaagaattaattgttgaattttgtAGATTGAATAAAAACTTAACCAAATTGGATCTAAGAGATGGTGATGGCAGAACTCCAATTCATTATTGTATAGAATATGATTCTTATGGTTCTTTagatataatattatcatcttgGGTAATAACTTTaggtgatttaaatttaaaagataaagatgatTGGACTCCATTACATTGTAATGtatatcaaaataatttttaatcaaaacaaaacaaaaaaaaaaaacaaaaaaaacaaaaaaaaacccacaAACACTAatacataaataaataaattaaataaatagatgCAGCATTATTTGATAGAATTGAATGTGCATTGATATTAGTTCAAAATGGTGCTAATATCAATTGTTTAACCAATGAAAATTGGACACCATTACATATAGCATCATGGAGAGGTCATTCAGATTTTGTTTCAATGTTAATTGAAAAGAGATCAAAATTaacattaaaaacaaaagatGGTTTAACAGCTCATCAATTAgcattaaattcatttcatTTCTCAATTGCAAATGAAATTTCTGAagcattattaattaaaggtGATGGTGAACgtatttcaaataatcaaaataatagtggtggtggtggtggtggtggtggtggtggtagtactTCAAGCAGTACAAGtagtaataatcaaaataataatcaaaacaataatcaaagtaataataataataataatttaatttcaaatatattaGATGAAAGTTTAAATGAAGAGATAataacattatttaaaagatcaTCAAAACCTCAATTAGAATCAAAtatgtaagtttttttttattatttttaaaattattgggaaaaattaaaaacattatttttaataaaaaaaaaaaaaaaaaatagtaattataatttagttAAAGATCATAATGGAGTTACACCATTACATTTAGCAGCAGTTAGAAATGGAATTGAAacaatagttttattaataaagaatcaTAATATGAATGTAAATATTCAAGATAATTCAGGAAAGACACCATTACATTTTGCAGCATATAATGCAAAATTGGAAGCAATGAAAACATTGATTGAAAATGGTGCAAATGTAAATATGTGTTTAGTTGATCATAGTAATCatagtttaattttaaatcaatatttaaataattttagtaatagtggtaatagtGTTGGAGTTTTAGTGAATAATAgtataataaatcatcaacaacaacaacaattacaaaatcaaaataaatttaaaaaagaatatggAATCACAGCATTACATGAAGGTGCATATTCTGGTGATGTCAAAGTATTGGATttgttattaaataatggtgCATTTGTAAATGCAAAATCATATTATGGCACATCATTACATTATGCAACATCGATTGGGTCAGTTGAATGTGTGAAATATTTATTAGCAAATGGAGTGGATGCTAGAATTAGAAATGATCAAGGTATGACTGCATTACATGTCGCAGCATTTCATGGTTATTCAAATTGTTTGGACGAATTAGCATTATCAAATGGTGGGGCAGAGGTGAATTCAAAATGTAGAGATGGTAGTACACCATTGATGAAAGCTACTATGGGTGCAGCAGGCTCAGAGAATAGAGATGTGTCTTGTGTGGTTTCATTATTGGATAAAGGTGCAGATCCAAATATTACCAATGAAATGAATGAAAATGCATTACATGTTGCATCTTATTATGGCCTTTCAGAGATTACTCAAACATTGATTGGGCGTGGTAGTAATTTAGAAGCAAAAGATAAATGGGGTGAAACTGCTCTTCATAAATGTGTATATCAAAATCATTCAAAAGTTTTGGAGATTCTAATTGGTATGGGTGCAAGAATTAATTCAGAAAATTTCGAAGGTGAAAGTGCATTACATGTGGCCGTTCGAAAGAATAGTAGTGAATGTGCTCATATATTGGCATCTTGCAAAggtgtaaatttaaattgtgtAAACAAATATGGTGAAACACCACTTCATTATGCCTGTTCAAATGGTTTAATCGAATTGGCAATGATGTTCCTTGAAAAGGGCGCAATACCTCATATACCTGATAGCCAAGGTGATATACCATTAATGGTTGCACTAAGAAGAGGATTCACTGAAATATCATTAACTCTAATTAGATGGGGTGTTCAAGGTGGTTCAAAAGTTTCaccttttataaaaaatgaattaaaaacttcaatcaataataataataataataataataataataataataataataataataataataataataataataataatagtagtaataataataataataataataataataataataataataataataataataataataataataataataataataataataataatgttgtatcttcttcttcttcaccaACAACTTCAAGTTTACCAATACCTGTACCAAcatcttcttctttatcaaattcatcatcatcctcaccatcattatcaacattAGCATTAGGTtcaccatcattatcttCTTTGAGTGGTACTAGTgtaatcaataataataatttaaataatagtcgTGATcattcaattacaattactCATCATGGTAGTTTTTCAGGTAATGTTGGTGAAAGTCCAATGGTATCACCAATGTTAAGagttaataattataatgaacATGCATTACATGCAGCTGCAATGGCAGGTTATTCAGATTGTGTGTTGGCATTGTTAGGTGTTGGTGCTGATATTAATCAACCAGAGTGTTATGGTAATACCCCATTGCATGGTGCATGCTATACAGAGAATGCCGATTTAGTAGATATGATGATTACAATGGGTGCCGATGTAAATAGAACCAATAAAGATTTAGTTACACCACTTCATGTCGCTGCTTTAATGGGTAATTCACGtgttgttgaaattttaGTTGCTCGTGGAGCAAATTGTACCCTTTGTGATAGAAATGGTGATACACCTTTGCATGGTGCTTCATTATCTGGTGATATTCAATCGattcaatatattttaatggGTAAACCACCTTCATCAGTGCCAATCGATGTTAAAAATGCAAAACAATGGACTCCACTTCATATGTCTGCTTCATCGGGTCATATTAAAAGTACAAAATTCTTAATTCAACATGGCGCAAATCCTCATCTCAAAAATATTTCTGGTGATACTCCTTATGATCAAGCTATCTCTGCTGGTCATGTTGATGTTTCTGCTTTcctaaaaaatattaaaccaaAGAAAtcttttggtttattttaatcaaaaatttgtaaaattaataataaaataataaaaattattataaaaaaaaaaaaaaaaaaaaaatatttatatataaaaataaaataataataaaataaaaattattattaatccaATTCAATCCTatcatatttattaattattaatttttccaATTTCTTTCCAATCATTtcctataaataataaaatgatttgtAAATTGGTAATAGTGTGTGGATATTTTGTTGTGATAACtacattttttaatcaattcaaatttttgagttttaataaaatattttattgaattgattttgaaatatttttaataatgttgttattattccaaaacaaatttttcaatagctgggatattaaaaaatttttcaatagctgggatatttaaaaaaattttaaaaatttaaaatttaaatttaaaaaatgtaaaatttaaaattttttaaaaatttgttcttctttacaataaaataaaaaataaatataattgttctcaaacaaaataattataattaatttttttttttttttttgtttccaCTTCTGTCATCATATTGTCCCTTGAAAAACAGTgtttttagaattattacTTTAATAGAATTTTGTCAGttattacaaataatgatattttaaaaaaatagctATTTAAagttatatataaaattatttttaacttgCATTACatgttgttattttttattcaaaattaaaaaattaaaaaaaaatctaagagattaaattttattttattaatatttttggtttttattttttgtttagattttaacaaaaaatttaaaattaatttagaacCTTGcaacattaatttttttcttgttcATTAGTCtattttagtaaaaaaaaaaaataaaaaaaaaaaacataattaatttaaacttgttttaaattattcaatcaaccaaatttttttttttttttttttttttttttttttttttttttgttgataataattacaaataattaacaaaaaatgggtcaaaaccaaaataaaaaatcaatatttaaaggaattaaaatttcaatacaattaaaatataaatccaaaaatctttttttaataaaaaaaaaaaaaaaaattactatcAGGGAAAATGTCAATTTCCAGTaaggatttaatttttttttataaatttaattttaaatgtttttagatattaatttaattttttaaaggtttattaaataaaatttcatttaaccAAAAAAGTTTTGtcaatcaaaatttatttactCAAAGTTTAAACACAAACAGTGTTCAAAAAacatattcaaataatgttTTAGGAGAAGACTTAGGTTGGAAAGGGCAATATGAGCCAATGTGTGGTCACTCTCTTGTCCCCAATTGTTAAAATTCtcatatattttttgaaaaataaaaagttttttatttttgttgaatAATTGCAATAAAATTGTATTTCTTTGGACACCAATATAaacaagtttttttttttttaataattaataatatataaaaaatatagaaatagagaaaaattgaatttgatgttatgtttttgtttgattcatatagtttttttttttttttttttttttttttttttttttttaaaagcaTGTCGGGGGGAGggtaatatattttaattattttttattgaatgaATGCCGGGGAGAgtcatatattttaattatattactatttgttttttaaaatcatgtCGGGGAGAGTCatatatttaaaacatttataaatatcaaaaaattacAGTCTCCATCAATacaaaattcattttttttttttttttttttttttttttttttttttttttaatattggattAACAAGATTGATATATGTCCATCTGTGTTAATACgagtttttatttaatatttatttataggcTTATCATTTAAGCTGAAGGgttattttaatcatatgaattgatcaaaagatataatatttGGGAGAGATGATTCTGGAATACAATAGTAATTAGCTGTAGGGTATTTCTTCTGCAAAGGCAGTTTTGATGAGGGCGTCCACTATTCCTGCCTTTTCTCTTGGAATTCTTACTCTTCCTGTGAGGACGTGGTAGTCTCTACTGGAGGTGATGAAGGTTCccaatttaaaatcattccTGTCACCTGTCTACGACTGCAAATCGAGGTCATTAAAAAGATCGACATCGGCAGGGTTCGAACCTGCGCCTCCTAGGAGATTTGATTTCAAGTCAAACGCGTTAGACCACTTCGCTACGATGTCTTTGatgaaatttgaaataaatagaaaaatttgatggaaattatttaaacccaattcaaaaaaaaaaaaaaaaaaaagatggaaattatttaaaattaaaaacaaattatcttttttttgcTTATAagcaaaataaatattagaaCAAATCTTAAATCAAGATGAggttgttttaaaaaaaaaatttatttttgttttagttccaattttttgatttcccTTTTTAAATTGGCCAACTCTGACTGTAATGAatataattgattaaaatcattttttttcttttcaaattGGTTTGTTAgctttaaatattcaatagCTTGAATTAAAAACTCTTGGTTAAATAAACCACCATCATTTAATTGAagtgtttgttgttgttgcagttgtttttgttgttgttgtggttgttgattattttttttctttatagtgttacaaaaatttgaaatcatATCACCACCCATTTTatgtaattgaaattttgatttaatcctttttttacattttgaaGCCATTGAAGCAATTTTCTTTGGATtcttaattaattgttttaaaacttGTACAAATTTATTGGTGAATTCCAAAGGGTCAATATCATTACCGCCACCAATATCAGTAATATCAACCAAGAAACCACAATCAGATGTAACCAATTCACTTTGACCACCAACATTACTACCAACAGGTACTAAACCAATTGACATTGATTCATAGAAAATCATAGAAACACCTTCGAATTGACTTGGCAAGAAAACTATATCACATGCAGAGATAATTGATTTCATATCTTGAGTTGGTACATCacctaataatttaattacatCTGATAATCCATTCTGCTTAACATATAATTCAACCTTACTTTTCAAATAACCATCACcaacaaataaaactttaaataattgattttgattttgattttgattttgattttgattttgattttgattttgattttgattttgattttgattttgattttcaaaatcatttaataatgattcttttaattctttaataatttcacaaGCTtctaatggttttttttgattggttAATCTTGCAGCATACAATATAACAATCTCTTTATCTGTTATATCATATGATTTTCTAATTTCATGTCTACTTGATTCactctttttaaattcatccaTATCAACGTTTATATAGGTAACCAATAtcttattttcatcaatgaTTTGATTACTCTTGGCCAACATCCAATTCTTTAAATGATTTGAAGAAACTAAATGTAAATCTATAAACTGACTCATTCCAATTGATTGTCTTGGATGGCCACCATTTCTCCAATATTCTTCTTCCATATGATTATAATCgactattattaaattgtctttgttatatttatttgattttataaatggtaataaataataaccaaattcactatttgaaatgaataaaacATCGATATTtcttgaatcaattaaataatttataaatgaagGATAAGATGAATATGGTAGAAACTTTTCATTGAATAAGAAAATGTCAGGTGTATAAAGTTGAAACCTTGATAACCATTTATTATCAGATTCAATTGTGGTTACAATTGTAATTTCCCAACCTTTTTCAACCAATTGTTTACaaagatttaaattgaatttatcaGCACCACCAGTATTTAACCatggtaatattaataaaattcttggtgttgatgatttctttattaatggattcttaatttcattacaactaccaccactaccaccactactaccaccaataaaattaaaattaattttaaaactatcttcattttcatttctaATTGGATTTGGGAAACTTTTATATTGATtatcattaccaccaccaccaccaccaatgttatataattttgaatattttaattttaaatcatttaaaaacttttctCTCTTTGAAGTTAATGTATTTTTCCAATTCTTTTCCATAGTTTTCTTATCTTTTCTTCTATACCATTCTAATATTTCTGGTATGGTTTCACCCCAATATCCAGCTGATGCacattttaaatgaaaatccCAATCTTCCATTCCATCTCTAATATTTGAATCATATTgaaattctaataattcttttggaTAATGAAAGTattcaccatcaccatcactaCCACCATAACTATAATCATCAACTTGAAAAgattgatttatttgtaatttattaccaAACATTGAACGTTTATACATTATTGAAATTGTAACTTGATTTTCTATTAAGAATTTATCAGCTTGTTCAAAACCTTTTAACCAAATATATTGAGTATGACCAAAGCCAACTAAATAACCTTTAGTGAATTGAATATGAGAGGATGTATTTAATTTCCAAACCATTTTCTCTAATGCTGTTGGTTCTAAAATATCATCAGAATCGAAAAAGAATATATAATCTCCACGAGAATTGTAAACTCCAATATTCCTTGAATGAGGTAACCCTAAATTGAATGGATTAACAATTACTCTAAATCTAATTGGTTCACGTTTCAACCATTCTCTATatgattttattgatttatcattGGTTGAtccatcatcaattaatataacttcaatcaatttaaatgattgtcTAATTAATATACTCTCCATACATTCATTAAATTGTTGAGGATctgtatttaaaaatggtacAATAACTGATACTATTGGTTTATTCCAATTAACAACTCTTTCTTCATAATTActtgaataattaaaatttataactCTATTCTTTGATATTGGTGTACATGAATAATCtggtgaatttaaatcaaaactacatttttcatcatcatcatcttcttcttcctcttttttttcttctccttctcctttattattattattattattattattattatttaaaaaatttatacaatattgatttataatatcatttttattatttattattttattatttgtataattataaattttattattaattgaaaaagttattattatataaaataaaaataaaataaagaataatgatagaattattattattaaatttttaaaattttttttttgtaaaataatatttttaatttttttaaatttattattatttataatagataattttgaaataaaatttttattattataattatttttatttgtaattttattatttttaatatttttaatatcattatttttattattattattattattattattattattattattattattattattattattattattattattattactattattattattattattattataatttatttttttatttcctctTCTTTCTATTGATTGAAAATctttgaataataaattttcttcatcttcatcctcatcttcatcattatcactttcataattattactattattattattcaatgacattctattattttatatatttcatctgaaataaaatttaaatttattcatcttttttttttttttttcccacaccaaaaacaaataaaaacacacacattttaaaaaaaaaataataataaaataaattaaaattaattaaaaaaaaaaaaaaaaaaaaaaaaaattttttttttttttttttttttaaattcaattttccaacttattaaaataagatagtcctttattatttttcccATTTTTTCAAACAATAAAAGTTTTGTGtgcacttttttttttttttttttttattttttaaaatatttctcTTTTGtccaaacaaaaaaaaaaaaaaaacaatacaaTATTTTGTTATATgtatgtaaaataaaaaaaagtttgttaCTAAATTGGAGAGGTGAAGAAAGAagtgtaaataaaattataaaaggaaagaaataaaataataataaaataaaataaataaatggcAGCAGAATTACCATTTTATATTGCTTCATCAGTTGAAGAGTTGGTGAAAAAACATGTGGAAGGTGTTGAAGTCGATAAAAACTAttcaatttttcattatttatcaaCTTGTAATAATTTAGTAAAACAAGCAGATATTTATAAGTCTGAAGGTGATATTGAAAGAACttatatttattcattaagATTTTGCATgtaagtttttaataaacaatatataaaaactataaatttaattacattATATTTCACATACACAATACATTATCATTTCAGaacatttataaatatttatactaaaattcataataatagtttaatttttgaaaagttACAAAAACATCCAGATTTCAATAAAGAATCATTTACAAAATCaagaaatgaaataaaaagaaaagcagaattgaaattaaaagaattagaaGGTTTAAAAGAAACTCTTAAAAAAGGTTATGAAAGAATACAAcataaaaaagaagaagaaagaaaagtatattttatttatttatttatttatttatttatttatttattttttattaattttattaataattgttatatatatttgaataaatttagagaattgaaagagaaaaagaaaaagaaagaatttttaaacaagaaaaattaaaattagaaagaGAACAACAATTATTGAGAGAAGAGGAAGagcaaagaaaaagagaggATTTAGAATTAGAGAGTGAGATACAAAGACTTAAAGAGGTGGAAGATTTTGAGAATAGGAAACTACAAGCTCAAAAGAATATTAAAAGAGCAACTTCAGCTAGAACATTTGAACTTTTAAGACAGGAAGCATTATTAGAGGAAAGAAAAAGGTTACAGGGGATTGAAACTGAGAAAAAGAGGATTTTAGCAGAGAAACAAGAAGCATTGGAAAAGGAATTCCAACAACAACTCTTtgaacaacaagaaaaagaaagattagaaaaagaaagattagaaaaagaagaacaaTTAAGATTAGCTtctttaccaccaccaccaccagattattcttcatttgattctgatcaattattaaatttaattgaaaataataataaaaaattagaaaataataatcaaaccGATGATAAATTagataatgaatttttattagatCCTTCAtttttaccaccaccaccacctatAATTACACAACCATCACCATCTCAAGAAAagaaagataataataataataataataataaaaatactacAGCACaattaccattatcaattacACAACCACCCCATATGccaaataatgaaaagaaattacCACCAATTTATAATTCAACTTCACCAATTCAATTTGGTTATccttctttaaataatagtgtaAATAATCcaccatcattttcattacaaaataataCACCACTTATACAACAatacaaacaacaacaacaacaacaacctatTCAATCACCAAcgaataatattaatagacCTAATATACctcaatataataattataatgcaAAACCATTATCGAGCAACCTAAACCCATTACCACCACAAtatcaaccacaacaacagcaacaatatcaacaacaacaacaacaacaacaatatcaacaacaacaacaatatcaacaacaacaacaacaacaacaacaacaacaacaacaacaacaacatcaattaCCAAAATTACCACAATATcaaccaattgaaaataaatcaatatcagCAAATGGATTAGCACAATCACCAGCTGTGAATACACCATCAATAACACCAACAACTAATAAACCAAATATCGATTCATCTGAAGCATCAAAGAAATATAGTAAACTTAGAAAAATTATTGTACATGGTGAAGTTTTCCAAGAGTTTATGAGATTAGCAGAGAATAATACCAAAAGATCAATTGAAACTTGTGGTATTTTATCGGGTACTCTATCAAATGATGTTTTTAGAATCACTACAATCATTATACCAAAACAAGAGGGTACTACTGATACTTGTAATACCATTGAAGAACATGAAATCTTTGAATATCAACTAGAGAATGATTTACTAACTTTGGGTTGGATTCATACTCATCCAACTCAAGATTGTTTCTTATCAGCCGTTGATGTCCATACTCATTGTTCCTATCAATATCTTCTTCAAGAGGCTATAGCCGTTGTCATTAGTCCAATGGCAAATCCAAACTTTGGTATCTTTAGATTAACCGATCCACCCGGTTTGGAAACTGTACAAAAATGTAAACTAAAATCATTCCATCCCCATCCACCCGTTAATGGTATACCAATCTATACAAAAGTTGATCATGTCGATTTAATTTGGGGTAAAAAATCTGATAGTAAAGTTGTAGATTTAcgttttttaaagaaataaaaacactttaataaatatttatttctttttaaaaaaaaataaaataaaataaaaagaataaaaaataataatttatttttaaatatatttgtaaaatattattatattatagtaaaatatatatattttattttatttattattacttttttttttatttaattaaaatttttttattaatttcttttgaccATTGTTGCatctaattgttttaattgtggAAACATATTAATGAACATTCTTCTATATTGAACATGAGTTGCAACTGGATTTCTTTCAAAGTATaaacatttaattgattttgttaCTTGTTGTTCGATATTATCCATTGAATCAactaaattatcattacacCAAATTTCATCTAAATCtggtaattcatttaaaccaaccaaagttttaattttatttgctGAAATATCCAAGGTTCtcaattgttttaatgattGTAAACCATCGATATCTGTAATACCATTGTGAGATAAATATAACTCCTCCAAACAATTTAATCCAACCAAACCTTTGACACCAATTTCTGTTAACCTATTACTttgtaatgataaaattcTAAGGTGTGATAAATGATTGATACCTTTGATCTCTGTTATCTTATTTCTACCCAACCATAAGGTTTCAATGTTTACTAAATTctctaaattttcaatttcacgTAATCTATTCGATCCTAAttctaaattctttattgGTACTAATTCTTGTAAATTTTCAATCTTTGTTATCTTATTATTAGCTAAATATAATTCCTTAATCTTTGGTATATCTTTAATACTTAAATTTTCAACTAttctaatttcattaaatgataaatctaaataactaattaaaaaaaaaaaaaaaattaaataattaatattatttttatgtaTATATGTAGTATAATACACTTACGTTAAACTTTGaaaatctttaatattttcaattacttGAAGTTTATTATCATATAAATCTAATGAttctaattcttttaattgatctatatt encodes:
- the pprA gene encoding hypothetical protein (Yeast SDS22 homolog (Protein phosphatase 1, regulatory subunit 7)) codes for the protein MSEQNTIINSEEIKENEKIESETEEPITYLDLTGQPHTSIGDSYNIPETLLDLDLTNCKITKIENINHLKNLKKLCFRQNLIEKIENIDQLKELESLDLYDNKLQVIENIKDFQSLTYLDLSFNEIRIVENLSIKDIPKIKELYLANNKITKIENLQELVPIKNLELGSNRLREIENLENLVNIETLWLGRNKITEIKGINHLSHLRILSLQSNRLTEIGVKGLVGLNCLEELYLSHNGITDIDGLQSLKQLRTLDISANKIKTLVGLNELPDLDEIWCNDNLVDSMDNIEQQVTKSIKCLYFERNPVATHVQYRRMFINMFPQLKQLDATMVKRN